One Aquarana catesbeiana isolate 2022-GZ unplaced genomic scaffold, ASM4218655v1 unanchor229, whole genome shotgun sequence DNA segment encodes these proteins:
- the LOC141121741 gene encoding uncharacterized protein isoform X1, whose product MEEWEYLEGHKDLYKDVMMDNRLPLTSPDGSSNGNPPERCPRPLYSRDSTQEGHTILHHHQSGNLRDSKVEVKEEIKEEGDEDGVTEEFLKEHKDLYQDIMVETSSYRNPPERCPRPLYSRDSTQEGHTIPHYHQSGNLRDDNDVKEEYKEEDEEDGVMEEFSGGHKDMMEPPNTRNPPERCPHPLYFRDSTQENHTIPHCYKSGDPIDIEFEVKAEEEEKYVRDDQQSMEEDGITGTFIEEDTPTEISTVDGREMRKTSEDCLTLSPDCKVEDEDITQYSPGENPTTSNVHPAPHSVDGPSYSSYPEEPQAVRHGAVLPTEKSYSCTECGKCFRYKSTLNVHKRSHTGEKPYSCPECGKCFSQKSYLYTHQRSHTGEKPYSCPECGKCFSQKSNLYTHQRSHTVEKPYSCPECGKCFVLKSQLFTHQSSHNGNSLGENPATSNVHPAPHSVNGPSYSSYPDEPQTVRDSAVLPTEKSFFCPECGKCFRYKSNLNVHKRTHTGEKPYSCPECGKCFSQKSYLYTHQRSHTGEKLYSCPECEKCFSQKSNLYTHQRSHTGEKPYSCPECGKCFAVKYHLYRHQRSHTVEKPYSCPECGICFVLKSQLFTHQSSHNGKSPGENPATSNVQPAPHSVDGPSYSSYPEEHQTVRDGAVLPTEKSFSCTECGKCFPSKSHLIVHKRSHTGEKPYSCPECGKCFSVKSSLYTHQRYHTGEKPYSCPECGKCFSDKSNLYTHQRSHTGEKPYSCPECGKSFSDKSHLYTHQRSHTGEKPYPCPECGKCFSQKAHLDTHQRSHTGEKPYSCPECGKCFSVKSSLATHQRFHTGEKTYSCPECRKCFSQKSNLYTHQRSHTGEKPYSCPECGKCFAQKSDLNTHQTSHTGEKAYSCPECGKCFSAKSSLYRHQRSHTGERPYSCPMCGKCFSQKSNLYTHQRSHMGRSRIPVLSEGINPH is encoded by the exons atggaggagtgggagtatttagaaggacacaaggatctctacaaggacgtcatgatggacaatcggctgcccctcacatcaccgg atggatccagtaatgggaacccaccagagagatgtccccgtcctctgtattcccgggattccacacaggaaggtcacaccatccttcaccatcatcag agtggaaacctgagagattctaaggttgaagttaaagaagagataaaagaggagggtgatgaggatggggtgacggaggagtttctaaaagaacacaaagatctgtaccaggacatcaTGGTGGagacatccagctacagaaacccaccagagagatgtccccgtcctctgtattcccgggattccacacaggaaggtcacaccatccctcactatcatcag agtggaaacctcagggatgataatgatgttaaagaagagtataaagaggaggatgaggaggatggagtgatggaggagttttcaggaggacacaaggatatgatggagccaccaaataccaggaacccaccagagagatgtccccatcctttgtatttccgggattccacacaggaaaatcacaccatccctcactgttacaag agtggagatccaatcgatatagaatttgaggttaaagcagaagaagaagagaagtatgtgagggatgatcagcagtctatggaggaggatggaataacggggacatttatagaggaggacactcctacagagatcagcacag tagatggacgggaaatgaggaaaacctcagaggattgtctcactttgtctccagattgtaaagtagaagatgaggacatcacacagtatagtccaggagaaaacccgactacctcaaatgtccatccggcaccacacagtgtagacggaccatcgtattcctcttatcctgaggaacctcaggcTGTGAGgcacggtgccgtccttccaacagagaagagctatTCCTgtacggagtgcgggaaatgtttccgttATAAATCCactcttaatgtgcataaaagatctcacacaggggagaagccgtattcctgtcctgagtgtgggaaatgtttttcacagaagtcctatctttacacacatcagagatctcacacgggggagaagccgtattcctgtcctgagtgtgggaaatgtttttcacagaagtccaatctttacacacatcagagatctcacacagttgagaagccgtattcctgtcctgagtgtgggaaatgctttGTACTAAAGTCACAACTTTTCACTCATCAGAGTTCTCATAACGGGAATAGTctaggagaaaacccggctacctcaaatgtccatccggcaccacacagtgtaaatggaccatcgtattcctcttatcctgatgaacctcagactgtgagggacagtgccgtccttccaacagagaagagctttttctgtcctgagtgcgggaagtgtttccgttataaatccaatcttaatgtgcataaaagaactcacacaggagagaagccgtattcctgtcctgagtgtgggaaatgtttttcacagaagtcctatctttacacacatcagagatctcacacgggggaaaagctgtattcctgtcctgagtgtgagaaatgtttttcacagaagtccaatctttacacacatcagagatctcacacaggagagaagccgtattcctgtcctgagtgcgggaaatgttttgcagtgAAGtatcatctttacagacatcagagatctcatacagttgagaagccgtattcctgtcctgagtgtgggatatgctttgttctaaaGTCACAACTTTTCACACATCAAAGTTCTCATAACGGGAaaagtccaggagaaaacccagctacctcaaatgtccaaccggcaccacacagtgtagatggaccatcgtattcctcttatcctgaggaacatCAGACTGtaagggacggtgccgtccttccaacagagaagagcttttcctgtactgagtgtgggaagtgtttcccttCTAAATCCCATCTtattgtgcataaaagatctcacacaggggagaagccgtattcctgtcctgagtgtgggaaatgtttttcagtgaagtccagtctttacacacatcagagatatcacacgggggagaagccgtattcctgtcctgagtgtgggaaatgtttttcagataagtccaatctttacacacatcagagatctcacacaggggagaaaccgtattcctgccctgaatgtgggaaaagtttttcagataagtcccatctttacacacatcagagatctcacacaggggagaagccatatccctgtcctgagtgcgggaaatgtttttcacagaaggcgcatcttgacacacatcagagatctcacacaggggagaagccgtattcctgtcctgagtgtgggaaatgtttttcagtgaagtccagtcttgccacacatcaaagatttcacacaggggagaaaacatattcctgtcctgagtgcaggaaatgtttttcacagaagtccaatctttacacacatcagagatctcacacaggagagaagccatattcctgtcctgagtgcgggaaatgttttgcacagaAGTCCGATCTTAACACACATCAAacatctcacacgggggagaaggcgtattcctgtcctgagtgtgggaaatgtttttcagcgaagtccagtctttacagacatcagagatctcacacgggggagcggccatattcctgtcctatgtgtgggaaatgtttttcacagaagtccaatctttacacacatcagagatctcacatggggagaagtcgtattcct
- the LOC141121741 gene encoding uncharacterized protein isoform X2, producing MVETSSYRNPPERCPRPLYSRDSTQEGHTIPHYHQSGNLRDDNDVKEEYKEEDEEDGVMEEFSGGHKDMMEPPNTRNPPERCPHPLYFRDSTQENHTIPHCYKSGDPIDIEFEVKAEEEEKYVRDDQQSMEEDGITGTFIEEDTPTEISTVDGREMRKTSEDCLTLSPDCKVEDEDITQYSPGENPTTSNVHPAPHSVDGPSYSSYPEEPQAVRHGAVLPTEKSYSCTECGKCFRYKSTLNVHKRSHTGEKPYSCPECGKCFSQKSYLYTHQRSHTGEKPYSCPECGKCFSQKSNLYTHQRSHTVEKPYSCPECGKCFVLKSQLFTHQSSHNGNSLGENPATSNVHPAPHSVNGPSYSSYPDEPQTVRDSAVLPTEKSFFCPECGKCFRYKSNLNVHKRTHTGEKPYSCPECGKCFSQKSYLYTHQRSHTGEKLYSCPECEKCFSQKSNLYTHQRSHTGEKPYSCPECGKCFAVKYHLYRHQRSHTVEKPYSCPECGICFVLKSQLFTHQSSHNGKSPGENPATSNVQPAPHSVDGPSYSSYPEEHQTVRDGAVLPTEKSFSCTECGKCFPSKSHLIVHKRSHTGEKPYSCPECGKCFSVKSSLYTHQRYHTGEKPYSCPECGKCFSDKSNLYTHQRSHTGEKPYSCPECGKSFSDKSHLYTHQRSHTGEKPYPCPECGKCFSQKAHLDTHQRSHTGEKPYSCPECGKCFSVKSSLATHQRFHTGEKTYSCPECRKCFSQKSNLYTHQRSHTGEKPYSCPECGKCFAQKSDLNTHQTSHTGEKAYSCPECGKCFSAKSSLYRHQRSHTGERPYSCPMCGKCFSQKSNLYTHQRSHMGRSRIPVLSEGINPH from the exons aTGGTGGagacatccagctacagaaacccaccagagagatgtccccgtcctctgtattcccgggattccacacaggaaggtcacaccatccctcactatcatcag agtggaaacctcagggatgataatgatgttaaagaagagtataaagaggaggatgaggaggatggagtgatggaggagttttcaggaggacacaaggatatgatggagccaccaaataccaggaacccaccagagagatgtccccatcctttgtatttccgggattccacacaggaaaatcacaccatccctcactgttacaag agtggagatccaatcgatatagaatttgaggttaaagcagaagaagaagagaagtatgtgagggatgatcagcagtctatggaggaggatggaataacggggacatttatagaggaggacactcctacagagatcagcacag tagatggacgggaaatgaggaaaacctcagaggattgtctcactttgtctccagattgtaaagtagaagatgaggacatcacacagtatagtccaggagaaaacccgactacctcaaatgtccatccggcaccacacagtgtagacggaccatcgtattcctcttatcctgaggaacctcaggcTGTGAGgcacggtgccgtccttccaacagagaagagctatTCCTgtacggagtgcgggaaatgtttccgttATAAATCCactcttaatgtgcataaaagatctcacacaggggagaagccgtattcctgtcctgagtgtgggaaatgtttttcacagaagtcctatctttacacacatcagagatctcacacgggggagaagccgtattcctgtcctgagtgtgggaaatgtttttcacagaagtccaatctttacacacatcagagatctcacacagttgagaagccgtattcctgtcctgagtgtgggaaatgctttGTACTAAAGTCACAACTTTTCACTCATCAGAGTTCTCATAACGGGAATAGTctaggagaaaacccggctacctcaaatgtccatccggcaccacacagtgtaaatggaccatcgtattcctcttatcctgatgaacctcagactgtgagggacagtgccgtccttccaacagagaagagctttttctgtcctgagtgcgggaagtgtttccgttataaatccaatcttaatgtgcataaaagaactcacacaggagagaagccgtattcctgtcctgagtgtgggaaatgtttttcacagaagtcctatctttacacacatcagagatctcacacgggggaaaagctgtattcctgtcctgagtgtgagaaatgtttttcacagaagtccaatctttacacacatcagagatctcacacaggagagaagccgtattcctgtcctgagtgcgggaaatgttttgcagtgAAGtatcatctttacagacatcagagatctcatacagttgagaagccgtattcctgtcctgagtgtgggatatgctttgttctaaaGTCACAACTTTTCACACATCAAAGTTCTCATAACGGGAaaagtccaggagaaaacccagctacctcaaatgtccaaccggcaccacacagtgtagatggaccatcgtattcctcttatcctgaggaacatCAGACTGtaagggacggtgccgtccttccaacagagaagagcttttcctgtactgagtgtgggaagtgtttcccttCTAAATCCCATCTtattgtgcataaaagatctcacacaggggagaagccgtattcctgtcctgagtgtgggaaatgtttttcagtgaagtccagtctttacacacatcagagatatcacacgggggagaagccgtattcctgtcctgagtgtgggaaatgtttttcagataagtccaatctttacacacatcagagatctcacacaggggagaaaccgtattcctgccctgaatgtgggaaaagtttttcagataagtcccatctttacacacatcagagatctcacacaggggagaagccatatccctgtcctgagtgcgggaaatgtttttcacagaaggcgcatcttgacacacatcagagatctcacacaggggagaagccgtattcctgtcctgagtgtgggaaatgtttttcagtgaagtccagtcttgccacacatcaaagatttcacacaggggagaaaacatattcctgtcctgagtgcaggaaatgtttttcacagaagtccaatctttacacacatcagagatctcacacaggagagaagccatattcctgtcctgagtgcgggaaatgttttgcacagaAGTCCGATCTTAACACACATCAAacatctcacacgggggagaaggcgtattcctgtcctgagtgtgggaaatgtttttcagcgaagtccagtctttacagacatcagagatctcacacgggggagcggccatattcctgtcctatgtgtgggaaatgtttttcacagaagtccaatctttacacacatcagagatctcacatggggagaagtcgtattcct